One window from the genome of Malus domestica chromosome 01, GDT2T_hap1 encodes:
- the LOC103413421 gene encoding hydroquinone glucosyltransferase — protein sequence MAKSQTPHIAILPTPGMGHLIPLAEFAKRLVHLHNFTVTFVVPCDGPPTKAQKSVLDALPTAIDHVFLPPVCFDDLPQGSKIETIISLTVARSLASLRDALSSLASRTKLVGLVVDLFGTDAFDVAKEFNLSNYIFFPSTAMALSLFLYLPKLHETVSCEYRDLSDPVTIPGCIPIPGSELLDPVQDRRDEAYKWLLHHTKRYRLADGIIVNSFTELEPGALKALQEKEPGKPPVYPVGPLVKMEFSGVLDDQSSKCLKWLDEQPRGSVLYVSFGSGGTLSYDQINELAIGLEMSEQRFLWVVRSPSDQAANTTYFTVHSQNDPLEFLPEGFLDRTQGRGLVVPNWAPQAHILSHESIGGFLTHCGWNSALESVVNGVPLIAWPLYAEQKMNAFMFTKDLKVALRPKPDEHGLIGREEIAMVVQSFMEGEEGKRLRNRMKELKDAGAKALSENGASTKALSDAITKLKAQISN from the coding sequence ATGGCAAAATCGCAAACACCTCACATAGCAATTCTCCCGACTCCAGGCATGGGCCACCTCATCCCACTCGCCGAGTTTGCCAAACGACTCGTCCACCTTCACAACTTCACCGTCACATTCGTAGTCCCCTGTGACGGCCCTcccacaaaagcccaaaagtcCGTCCTCGACGCCTTGCCAACCGCCATCGACCATGTCTTCCTCCCGCCAGTCTGCTTTGACGACCTCCCACAAGGCTCCAAAATCGAAACCATAATTTCCCTCACCGTCGCCCGATCCCTCGCCTCCCTCCGCGACGCCCTCAGCTCCTTGGCCTCCCGCACGAAGCTTGTCGGGCTTGTCGTCGATCTCTTCGGCACGGACGCCTTCGATGTGGCCAAAGAATTCAACCTCTCCAACTACATTTTCTTCCCGTCCACGGCCATGGCCCTCTCTCTTTTCCTCTACTTGCCGAAGCTCCACGAAACGGTGTCGTGCGAGTATCGAGACCTCTCCGACCCTGTCACGATTCCTGGGTGCATCCCAATTCCCGGCAGTGAGTTGCTCGACCCGGTTCAGGACCGGAGAGACGAGGCCTACAAATGGCTTCTTCATCACACGAAACGGTACCGTTTGGCGGATGGGATTATAGTGAATAGCTTCACAGAGTTGGAGCCAGGTGCATTGAAAGCTTTACAGGAGAAAGAACCAGGTAAGCCGCCGGTTTACCCCGTTGGACCTCTAGTTAAAATGGAGTTCAGCGGCGTTTTGGATGACCAGTCATCCAAGTGTCTGAAGTGGCTGGATGAGCAGCCACGTGGCTCTGTATTGTATGTTTCTTTTGGGAGTGGTGGGACCCTCTCTTATGATCAGATCAATGAGTTGGCTATAGGGTTGGAAATGAGTGAGCAAAGATTTTTGTGGGTGGTGAGGAGTCCTAGTGACCAAGCTGCCAATACCACTTATTTTACTGTTCACAGCCAAAATGACCCTTTGGAGTTTCTTCCCGAAGGATTTCTAGATAGGACCCAAGGGCGGGGTCTGGTGGTGCCTAATTGGGCACCGCAGGCTCATATTCTAAGTCATGAGTCAATAGGAGGGTTCTTGACCCATTGCGGTTGGAATTCTGCATTGGAAAGTGTCGTAAATGGTGTACCTCTTATTGCTTGGCCACTATATGCTGAACAAAAAATGAATGCTTTTATGTTTACCAAAGATCTAAAGGTGGCACTGCGACCCAAGCCCGATGAACATGGTTTGATCGGAAGGGAGGAGATCGCTATGGTGGTTCAATCTTTCATGGAAGGCGAGGAAGGTAAGCGACTAAGAAACCGAATGAAGGAACTAAAGGATGCTGGTGCCAAGGCTCTTAGTGAGAATGGGGCTTCCACAAAGGCCCTATCTGATGCGATCACAAAGTTGAAAgcccaaatttcaaattaa